A single region of the Arthrobacter sp. PAMC25564 genome encodes:
- the rpmC gene encoding 50S ribosomal protein L29 has protein sequence MAVGSKELASAQLDGFDNERLVEELRKAKEELFNLRFQSATGQLENHGRLRAVKKDIARIYTVLRERELGIRAEVAAPVVEAKEEKKSKKSAAKAEKAEKPAEAETEEDAK, from the coding sequence ATGGCAGTAGGATCCAAGGAACTTGCATCCGCACAGCTGGACGGTTTCGACAACGAGCGACTCGTTGAAGAACTCCGCAAGGCTAAGGAAGAGCTGTTCAACCTGCGTTTCCAGTCCGCCACCGGCCAGCTGGAGAACCACGGTCGACTGCGAGCGGTAAAGAAGGACATCGCACGCATCTACACCGTTCTCCGTGAGCGCGAGCTGGGCATTCGTGCCGAGGTTGCCGCACCGGTTGTGGAAGCCAAGGAAGAAAAGAAGTCCAAGAAGTCCGCAGCCAAGGCTGAAAAGGCTGAAAAGCCGGCCGAAGCCGAGACTGAGGAGGACGCCAAGTGA
- the rpsQ gene encoding 30S ribosomal protein S17, with product MSEKDENVTETVSGAATADERGDRKTKRGYVVSDKMEKTIVVQVEDRVKHALYGKVLRRNTKIKAHDEENSAGIGDLVLLAETRPLSATKRWRLVEILEKAK from the coding sequence GTGAGTGAAAAGGACGAGAACGTGACGGAAACTGTTTCCGGCGCAGCTACGGCTGACGAGCGCGGTGACCGTAAGACGAAGCGCGGCTATGTCGTCTCGGACAAGATGGAAAAGACCATCGTTGTCCAGGTCGAGGACCGCGTGAAGCACGCCCTGTACGGCAAGGTCCTGCGCCGCAACACGAAGATCAAGGCTCACGACGAAGAGAACAGCGCCGGCATCGGCGACCTCGTTCTCCTCGCCGAGACCCGCCCGCTCTCCGCTACCAAGCGGTGGCGCCTGGTGGAGATCCTCGAGAAGGCCAAGTAA
- the rplN gene encoding 50S ribosomal protein L14 has product MIQQESRLKVADNTGAKEILTIRVLGGSGRRYAGIGDVIVATVKDAIPGGNVKKGDVVKAVIVRTKKERRRADGSYIKFDENAAVILKNDGDPRGTRIFGPVGRELRDKKFMKIVSLAPEVL; this is encoded by the coding sequence GTGATTCAGCAGGAGTCGCGACTCAAGGTCGCCGACAACACGGGTGCTAAGGAAATCCTTACCATTCGCGTTCTCGGTGGATCTGGCCGTCGCTACGCAGGCATTGGCGACGTAATCGTCGCTACCGTCAAGGACGCAATTCCGGGCGGCAACGTAAAGAAGGGCGACGTCGTCAAGGCTGTCATCGTCCGTACCAAGAAGGAACGCCGCCGTGCGGATGGTTCCTATATCAAGTTTGACGAGAACGCAGCCGTCATCCTGAAGAACGACGGTGACCCCCGCGGCACCCGTATCTTCGGACCGGTTGGTCGTGAACTTCGCGACAAGAAGTTCATGAAGATCGTTTCTCTGGCTCCGGAGGTGCTCTAG
- the rplX gene encoding 50S ribosomal protein L24: MAKIKKGDLVQVITGAKAERGGDKGKQGKVLRVFPETNRVLVEGINRVTKHTKVGQSQRGTKTGGIEVVEASIHISNVALVDPSTKKPTRVGFRTETVERDGVKRDVRVRVAKSSGKDI, from the coding sequence ATGGCTAAGATCAAAAAGGGTGACCTCGTTCAGGTCATCACTGGCGCCAAGGCTGAGCGCGGCGGCGACAAGGGCAAGCAGGGCAAGGTTCTGCGCGTATTCCCCGAGACCAACCGCGTGTTGGTTGAAGGCATTAACCGCGTAACCAAGCACACCAAGGTCGGTCAGTCGCAGCGCGGCACCAAGACCGGTGGCATCGAGGTCGTCGAGGCTTCGATCCACATCTCCAACGTGGCCCTGGTCGACCCGTCCACCAAGAAGCCCACCCGCGTCGGTTTCCGCACCGAGACCGTTGAGCGCGATGGCGTGAAGCGTGACGTGCGCGTCCGCGTGGCCAAGAGCTCAGGGAAGGACATCTAA
- the rplE gene encoding 50S ribosomal protein L5, whose translation MTETLETPASKIVPRLKTKYADSIKNTLTEEFKYQNVNQVPRLVKVVVNMGVGDAAKDSKLIDGAVRDLTLITGQKPQVTKARKSIAQFKLREGMPIGAHATLRGDRMWEFLDRLVTLALPRIRDFRGLSGKQFDGNGNYTFGLTEQVMFHEIDQDSIDRVRGMDITVVTTAKTDDEGRALLKALGFPFKTED comes from the coding sequence ATGACTGAGACTCTCGAGACTCCGGCAAGCAAGATCGTTCCTCGTCTGAAGACCAAGTACGCCGATTCCATCAAGAACACGCTGACTGAGGAATTCAAGTACCAGAACGTCAACCAGGTTCCCCGTCTGGTCAAGGTCGTTGTGAACATGGGTGTTGGAGATGCCGCCAAGGACTCCAAGCTGATCGACGGCGCCGTCCGCGATCTGACCCTGATCACCGGCCAGAAGCCGCAGGTTACCAAGGCCCGCAAGTCGATCGCACAGTTCAAGCTGCGCGAAGGCATGCCGATCGGTGCGCACGCGACTCTGCGTGGGGACCGCATGTGGGAATTCCTGGACCGTCTGGTCACGCTGGCCCTGCCACGTATCCGTGACTTCCGTGGCCTCAGCGGCAAGCAGTTCGATGGCAACGGCAACTACACCTTCGGTCTGACCGAGCAGGTTATGTTCCACGAGATCGACCAGGATTCCATTGACCGCGTTCGCGGCATGGACATCACCGTCGTGACCACTGCCAAGACCGACGACGAAGGCCGCGCGCTGCTCAAGGCGCTTGGCTTCCCGTTCAAGACCGAAGATTAA
- the rpsH gene encoding 30S ribosomal protein S8 has translation MTMTDPVADMLTRLRNANSAYHDSVSMPYSKLKARVADILKAEGYIASWKEEDAEVGKKLTLELKFGPNRERSIAGVRRISKPGLRVYAKSTNLPHVLGGLGVAILSTSSGLLTDKQAGKKGVGGEVLAYVW, from the coding sequence ATGACAATGACAGATCCCGTCGCAGACATGCTTACGCGTCTGCGCAACGCAAACTCGGCATACCACGATTCCGTGTCTATGCCTTACAGCAAGCTCAAGGCACGCGTTGCCGACATCCTGAAGGCTGAAGGTTACATCGCCTCCTGGAAAGAAGAAGACGCTGAGGTCGGCAAGAAGCTGACCCTCGAGCTCAAGTTCGGTCCGAACCGCGAGCGTTCAATCGCTGGCGTTCGTCGTATTTCCAAGCCGGGACTGCGCGTTTACGCAAAGTCCACCAACCTGCCGCACGTGCTCGGTGGCCTGGGTGTCGCAATCCTGTCCACCTCTTCCGGCCTCTTGACTGACAAGCAGGCCGGCAAGAAGGGCGTGGGCGGCGAAGTCCTCGCTTACGTCTGGTAA
- the rplF gene encoding 50S ribosomal protein L6 gives MSRIGRLPITVPAGVEVKVDGSVVSVKGSKGELSHTVPSPIEVSLEEGTLTVARPNDERASRSLHGLTRTLIANMIQGVTAGYEKKLEIVGTGYRVQAKGSDLEFALGYSHPVNVSAPNGITFAVETPTKLSVSGISKQQVGEVAANIRKLRKPDPYKGKGIRYAGEVIRRKVGKAGK, from the coding sequence ATGTCACGTATTGGACGTCTCCCCATCACCGTTCCTGCCGGCGTTGAGGTCAAGGTTGACGGCTCTGTCGTCAGCGTCAAGGGTTCCAAAGGCGAGCTGAGCCACACTGTGCCCAGCCCGATCGAGGTTTCCCTGGAAGAAGGCACCCTGACTGTCGCCCGCCCGAACGACGAGCGCGCCTCACGTTCGCTGCACGGCCTGACCCGAACCCTGATCGCCAACATGATCCAGGGTGTCACCGCAGGCTACGAGAAGAAGCTTGAAATCGTCGGTACCGGTTACCGCGTTCAGGCCAAGGGTTCTGACCTGGAGTTCGCTCTGGGCTACAGCCACCCGGTTAACGTCTCGGCACCGAACGGCATCACCTTTGCAGTAGAGACCCCGACCAAGCTCTCTGTTTCAGGTATCTCCAAGCAGCAGGTCGGCGAGGTTGCTGCCAACATTCGCAAGCTGCGGAAGCCGGACCCCTATAAGGGCAAGGGCATCCGCTATGCCGGCGAAGTCATCCGCCGCAAGGTCGGAAAGGCTGGTAAGTAA
- the rplR gene encoding 50S ribosomal protein L18 codes for MAIAINKKRTNKSKSAQRSRRQLRIRKRISGTAVRPRLVVNRSARHIFVQVVDDTKGLTVASASTLEADLRAFDGDKTAKAKRVGELVAGRAKAAGIEAVVFDRGGNKYHGRIAAVADGAREGGLSL; via the coding sequence ATGGCCATCGCAATTAACAAGAAGCGTACGAACAAGAGCAAGTCTGCCCAGCGCAGCCGCCGCCAGCTTCGTATCCGCAAGCGCATCTCCGGTACGGCTGTACGTCCTCGTCTGGTCGTCAACCGTTCCGCACGCCACATCTTCGTCCAGGTTGTCGATGACACCAAGGGCCTGACCGTGGCGAGCGCCTCCACACTGGAAGCCGACCTTCGTGCATTCGACGGTGACAAGACCGCCAAGGCCAAGCGCGTTGGCGAACTGGTCGCCGGGCGTGCCAAGGCTGCCGGTATCGAAGCTGTTGTCTTCGACCGCGGTGGTAACAAGTACCACGGCCGGATCGCCGCCGTCGCTGACGGCGCCCGTGAAGGTGGGCTTTCACTGTGA
- the rpsE gene encoding 30S ribosomal protein S5 has protein sequence MTEAVAAPATETAAPATTDGARGGAARRGERGDRGQGRGDRGGRGGRDGGREAEKSQFVERVVTINRVSKVVKGGRRFSFTALVVVGDGNGMVGVGYGKAKEVPAAIAKGVEEAKKSFFRVPRIGSTIPHRVQGEAAAGVVMLRPASAGTGVIAGGPVRAVLECVGIHDILSKSLGSSNAINIVHATVDALKRLEEPAAVAARRGLPLDEIAPPAMVRALLNQKAGA, from the coding sequence GTGACTGAAGCTGTAGCTGCTCCGGCAACTGAGACCGCTGCGCCTGCTACCACCGATGGCGCCCGTGGTGGCGCTGCTCGTCGTGGCGAGCGTGGCGACCGCGGCCAGGGCCGTGGCGACCGTGGTGGCCGTGGTGGCCGCGATGGTGGCCGCGAAGCCGAAAAGAGCCAGTTCGTAGAGCGCGTCGTAACCATCAACCGTGTTTCCAAGGTCGTCAAGGGTGGTCGTCGCTTCAGCTTCACCGCCCTCGTCGTCGTCGGTGACGGCAACGGTATGGTCGGCGTCGGCTACGGCAAGGCTAAGGAAGTTCCTGCCGCCATCGCGAAGGGCGTCGAAGAGGCCAAGAAGTCCTTCTTCCGCGTTCCCCGCATTGGCAGCACCATTCCTCACCGTGTACAGGGCGAGGCCGCTGCAGGCGTTGTTATGCTGCGTCCGGCTTCCGCCGGTACCGGTGTTATCGCCGGTGGCCCGGTCCGTGCAGTACTGGAGTGCGTGGGCATCCACGACATCCTCTCCAAGTCGCTCGGTTCCTCCAACGCCATCAACATCGTTCACGCGACCGTTGATGCCCTGAAGCGTCTCGAAGAGCCGGCAGCCGTGGCAGCACGCCGCGGCCTCCCGCTCGACGAGATCGCTCCGCCGGCAATGGTGCGCGCGCTTCTGAACCAGAAGGCAGGTGCCTGA
- the rpmD gene encoding 50S ribosomal protein L30, producing the protein MAKNLIPSDAQLEITQIKSAIGGKQNQRDTLRSLGLKRIGHTVVRTADAVTVGMLNTVPHLVKVEEAK; encoded by the coding sequence ATGGCTAAGAACCTGATTCCGTCCGACGCCCAGTTGGAGATCACTCAGATCAAGTCCGCCATTGGCGGCAAGCAGAACCAGCGCGACACCCTGCGGTCCCTCGGCCTGAAGCGGATCGGACACACCGTTGTCCGCACCGCCGACGCCGTGACCGTCGGAATGCTCAACACGGTTCCGCACCTGGTAAAGGTAGAGGAGGCGAAGTAA
- the rplO gene encoding 50S ribosomal protein L15, protein MAEKKTAEKAQGAAAEKQNALKVHHLRPAPGAKTAKTRVGRGEGSKGKTAGRGTKGTKARYQIKAGFAGGQLPLHMRLPKLRGFKNPFRVEYQVVNLDKLNELFPEGGTVTVENLVEKGAVRKNQPVKVLGTGDITVKVDVTVHAFSASAAEKIAAAGGSTTAL, encoded by the coding sequence ATGGCAGAGAAGAAAACCGCCGAAAAGGCACAGGGCGCCGCTGCTGAGAAGCAGAACGCACTGAAGGTTCACCACCTGCGTCCCGCCCCGGGTGCCAAGACCGCCAAGACCCGTGTTGGTCGTGGTGAAGGTTCCAAGGGTAAGACCGCCGGTCGCGGTACCAAGGGTACGAAGGCCCGCTACCAGATCAAGGCTGGCTTTGCCGGCGGCCAGCTGCCGCTGCACATGCGCCTGCCGAAGCTGCGCGGCTTCAAGAACCCGTTCCGGGTTGAGTACCAGGTTGTCAACCTGGACAAGCTCAACGAGCTCTTCCCGGAAGGTGGCACAGTCACCGTGGAGAACCTGGTCGAAAAGGGTGCCGTTCGCAAGAACCAGCCCGTCAAGGTGCTTGGCACCGGCGACATCACCGTCAAGGTCGATGTAACCGTCCACGCATTCTCGGCCAGCGCCGCTGAAAAGATTGCTGCAGCAGGCGGAAGCACCACCGCCCTCTAA
- the secY gene encoding preprotein translocase subunit SecY, translating into MLSAFGRAFRTPDLRRKLLFTLGIITIFRLGAFIPSPGVSYQNVQQCLQNGQTSGGIYQLVNLFSGGALLQVSIFALGIMPYITASIIVQLLRVVIPRFQILYDEGASGQSKLTQYTRYLTIALGLLNATTLVSLARSGQLLPNCQLPIIPDTSIITTILIIITLTAGTGLIMWMGELVTEKGVGNGMSLLIFTSIAAGFPGSLGAIWTSQGPGTFFMVIAIGLLTVALVVFVEQSQRRIPVQYAKRMIGRRTVGGTSTYIPIKVNMAGVVPVIFASSMLYLPGLISQFNQPKAGEQMQPWVEWINNNLTRGDHPIYMAMYFAMIVFFTYFYVAITFNPEEVSDNMKKYGGFIPGIRAGKPTADYLQYVLSRITLPGAFYLGFVALIPLVALVLINANQNFPFGGTSILIMVGVGLETVKQIDAQLQQRHYEGLLR; encoded by the coding sequence TTGCTTAGCGCATTTGGCCGGGCCTTTCGCACGCCTGATCTGCGACGCAAGTTGTTGTTCACGCTGGGAATCATCACAATCTTCCGCTTGGGTGCCTTCATTCCCTCGCCCGGTGTGAGCTACCAGAATGTCCAGCAATGCTTGCAGAACGGTCAGACCTCGGGCGGGATCTACCAGCTCGTCAACCTGTTCAGCGGCGGTGCATTGCTGCAGGTCTCCATCTTTGCCCTGGGCATCATGCCGTACATTACGGCCAGCATCATCGTCCAGCTCCTCCGGGTGGTCATTCCCCGGTTCCAGATCCTGTATGACGAGGGCGCCTCGGGCCAGTCAAAGCTGACCCAGTACACCCGGTACCTCACGATCGCCCTGGGCCTGCTGAACGCCACGACGCTGGTGTCGCTGGCCCGTTCCGGCCAGTTGCTGCCCAACTGCCAGCTGCCGATCATCCCGGACACGAGCATCATCACCACAATCCTCATCATTATCACGCTGACGGCCGGCACCGGCCTGATCATGTGGATGGGCGAGCTCGTCACCGAGAAGGGTGTGGGCAACGGCATGTCGCTGCTCATCTTCACGTCCATCGCCGCCGGCTTCCCCGGCTCGCTGGGCGCGATCTGGACGTCGCAGGGCCCGGGCACGTTCTTTATGGTGATCGCGATCGGTCTGCTGACCGTGGCACTCGTGGTCTTTGTGGAGCAGTCCCAGCGCCGGATCCCCGTGCAGTATGCCAAGCGCATGATCGGCCGCCGCACCGTGGGCGGCACCAGCACGTACATCCCGATCAAGGTGAACATGGCCGGCGTCGTGCCCGTCATCTTTGCCTCCTCGATGCTGTACCTGCCGGGCCTGATCTCGCAGTTCAACCAGCCCAAGGCCGGCGAGCAGATGCAGCCCTGGGTGGAGTGGATCAACAACAACCTGACCCGTGGCGACCATCCCATCTACATGGCCATGTACTTCGCCATGATCGTGTTCTTCACGTACTTCTATGTCGCGATCACCTTCAACCCTGAAGAGGTCTCGGACAACATGAAGAAGTACGGCGGCTTCATTCCCGGCATCCGTGCCGGCAAGCCGACGGCGGACTATCTTCAGTATGTTCTTTCCAGGATCACCCTGCCCGGCGCCTTCTATCTGGGTTTCGTAGCCCTGATCCCGTTGGTTGCACTGGTCCTGATCAACGCCAACCAGAACTTCCCGTTCGGCGGCACCTCGATCCTGATCATGGTGGGCGTCGGACTGGAGACCGTCAAGCAAATTGACGCGCAGCTACAGCAACGTCACTACGAAGGGCTTTTGCGATGA
- a CDS encoding adenylate kinase, with product MLIIGPPGSGKGTQAERISERLGVVAISTGDIFRANVKGETPLGIEAKRYMDAGDFVPDSVTNKMVRDRLSEDDVEAGFLLDGYPRTTAQVDYLDGILADGGEKLDVVLQLTADDEELVKRLLGRAQDTGRSDDNEAVIRHRLDLYHGQTEAVVAKYAERGILTRVDGIGGIDEVTDRVMEAIKEAKSV from the coding sequence ATGTTGATTATTGGACCTCCCGGCTCTGGCAAGGGAACGCAGGCGGAACGCATTTCGGAGCGGCTCGGCGTCGTTGCGATCTCCACCGGCGACATCTTCCGTGCCAACGTCAAGGGTGAGACACCGCTGGGCATCGAAGCCAAGCGGTACATGGATGCCGGCGATTTCGTGCCGGACAGCGTCACCAACAAGATGGTGCGTGACCGCCTCAGCGAGGACGACGTCGAAGCAGGCTTCCTGCTGGACGGCTACCCCCGCACCACGGCGCAGGTGGACTACCTCGACGGGATCCTCGCCGATGGCGGCGAGAAGCTCGACGTCGTACTGCAGCTCACGGCCGACGACGAGGAACTCGTCAAACGCCTGCTGGGCCGTGCGCAAGACACCGGACGCAGCGATGACAACGAGGCCGTTATCCGCCACCGCCTGGACCTCTACCACGGCCAGACGGAAGCCGTGGTGGCCAAGTATGCCGAGCGCGGCATCCTGACGCGGGTTGATGGCATCGGCGGCATCGACGAGGTCACCGACCGCGTTATGGAGGCCATCAAAGAGGCCAAGTCGGTCTGA
- the map gene encoding type I methionyl aminopeptidase — protein sequence MAFGQPRIEYKTNAQMRTMHEAGLVLSRALDAAVAAAVPGATTRDLDAVFAAVLKEAGASSNFLGYQGFPATICTSVNEEVVHGIPGDRVLQDGDIISIDGGAIVEGWHSDSARTVIVGTADPEDQRLSDVTEAAMWHGIAALANGKFVGDIGNAVDDYVSSVPGKPLGILEDYVGHGIGSQMHMAPDVLNYRTGHRGPRIRPGLCLAIEPMLVRGSIDTAVLDDDWTVVTTDGKRSCQWEHSVAVHEKGIWVLSAHDGGAAKLAPLGVVPVPIP from the coding sequence ATGGCCTTCGGCCAGCCCCGCATCGAATACAAGACAAACGCGCAGATGCGCACCATGCACGAGGCCGGACTTGTCCTCAGCCGCGCCCTGGACGCCGCCGTGGCCGCGGCCGTCCCCGGCGCGACCACCAGGGACTTGGACGCGGTGTTCGCCGCCGTGCTGAAGGAGGCCGGCGCCAGCTCCAACTTCCTGGGCTACCAGGGCTTCCCGGCCACCATCTGCACCTCGGTCAACGAGGAAGTCGTGCACGGCATCCCGGGCGACCGTGTGCTGCAGGACGGGGACATCATCTCGATCGACGGCGGCGCGATCGTGGAGGGCTGGCACTCCGATTCGGCCCGCACCGTGATCGTGGGCACCGCCGATCCCGAGGACCAGCGGCTCTCCGACGTCACCGAGGCCGCGATGTGGCACGGTATCGCCGCCCTCGCCAACGGCAAGTTTGTCGGCGACATCGGCAATGCCGTGGACGACTACGTTTCCTCCGTACCCGGCAAACCGTTGGGCATCCTGGAAGACTACGTGGGCCACGGCATCGGCTCTCAGATGCACATGGCACCGGACGTGCTGAACTACCGCACCGGCCACCGCGGTCCCAGGATCAGGCCCGGGCTGTGCCTGGCCATCGAGCCCATGCTGGTCCGCGGGAGCATCGACACCGCCGTCCTGGACGATGACTGGACCGTGGTGACGACCGACGGCAAGCGTTCCTGCCAGTGGGAGCACTCCGTTGCGGTCCATGAGAAGGGCATCTGGGTGCTCTCGGCGCACGACGGCGGGGCGGCGAAGCTTGCCCCGCTCGGCGTCGTGCCGGTCCCGATCCCCTAA
- a CDS encoding ABC transporter substrate-binding protein, with translation MAVNLDRRHFLGLAGAGAGAAALAACGGPSTGASTAAAGTADLDFTGIKPAASIDFWTNHPGKSQDVEKAIIDKFQAKFPDIKVNLVTAGANYEEIAQKFQTSQAAKSDLPGLVVLSDVWWFRYYTNGNIIPLDGLVKQLDIKVDDFQKSLVADYQYADKQWALPYGRSTPLFYYNRDHFKAAGLPDRAPKTWQEFAEWAPKLQASSGAQYAYIYPALAGYAGWTLQNNLWGWGGSWSNGWTFNCDSTESVAALQWAQDSIFKDKWAGVSSKEAADDFAAGITSSTISSTGSLLGVLKSAKFNVGVGFLPGGPKVESGVCPTGGAGLGIPSGVSKEVQLAAATFLKFITEPENTAAFSAATGYMPTRTSADMSAVLAATPQIKTAMDQLAATRVQDNARVFLPGADQEMAKAAAKILTQQGDVKATMTELKATLEGIYTKDVKPKLKN, from the coding sequence ATGGCTGTAAACCTTGACCGAAGGCATTTCCTGGGGCTGGCGGGCGCCGGGGCCGGCGCCGCCGCACTGGCTGCCTGCGGCGGCCCGTCCACGGGCGCCAGCACGGCCGCCGCCGGCACCGCCGACCTCGATTTCACCGGCATCAAGCCGGCGGCCTCGATCGACTTCTGGACCAACCACCCCGGCAAGTCCCAGGACGTCGAGAAGGCCATCATCGACAAGTTCCAGGCCAAGTTCCCGGACATCAAGGTCAACCTCGTGACCGCCGGGGCCAACTACGAGGAAATCGCCCAGAAGTTCCAGACCTCGCAGGCCGCGAAATCGGACCTCCCGGGCCTCGTCGTGCTCTCGGACGTCTGGTGGTTCCGCTACTACACCAACGGCAACATCATTCCGCTGGACGGGCTGGTCAAGCAGCTGGACATCAAGGTGGACGACTTCCAGAAGTCCTTGGTCGCGGACTACCAGTACGCGGACAAGCAGTGGGCACTCCCCTATGGCCGTTCCACCCCGCTGTTCTACTACAACCGGGACCACTTCAAGGCTGCCGGCCTGCCGGACCGCGCCCCCAAGACCTGGCAGGAATTCGCCGAGTGGGCGCCCAAGCTGCAGGCCAGCTCCGGCGCGCAGTACGCCTACATCTACCCCGCGCTGGCCGGCTACGCGGGCTGGACGCTGCAGAACAACCTGTGGGGCTGGGGTGGCAGCTGGTCCAACGGTTGGACCTTCAACTGCGACTCCACCGAGTCGGTCGCCGCGCTGCAGTGGGCCCAGGACTCCATCTTCAAGGACAAGTGGGCCGGTGTCTCCTCCAAGGAAGCCGCCGACGACTTCGCCGCGGGCATCACGTCCTCCACGATCTCCTCCACCGGTTCCCTGCTGGGAGTCCTGAAGTCCGCGAAGTTCAACGTCGGCGTCGGCTTCCTGCCGGGCGGTCCGAAGGTGGAAAGCGGCGTCTGCCCCACGGGCGGCGCCGGTCTTGGCATTCCGAGCGGCGTCAGCAAGGAAGTGCAGCTCGCGGCTGCCACCTTCCTGAAGTTCATCACGGAGCCGGAAAACACGGCCGCGTTCTCCGCCGCCACCGGCTACATGCCAACCCGCACCTCGGCCGACATGTCAGCAGTGCTGGCCGCGACCCCGCAGATCAAGACGGCCATGGACCAGCTCGCCGCCACCCGCGTCCAGGACAACGCCCGTGTGTTCCTGCCGGGCGCCGACCAGGAAATGGCCAAGGCCGCCGCCAAGATCCTTACCCAGCAGGGCGACGTCAAGGCCACCATGACCGAGCTGAAGGCGACGCTCGAGGGCATCTACACCAAGGATGTGAAGCCGAAGCTTAAGAACTGA
- a CDS encoding carbohydrate ABC transporter permease: protein MVRTVAGGYVPLILATLVVFLPLLWMVLSSFKQPGEIITMDLKILPEGLNPENYRTAMTTVPFGRFFLNSLIVTAAGATIKVLLALLTAYALVFVRFPYKNVIFVLILVALMVPPQVSILPNYILIAGMGGKNTLWGIILPGLGTAFGTFLLRQHFMTLPASILEAAEIDGAGHWRRLWQVVAPVSVPSIATVALVTVVSEWNDYIWPLIITDRPETMTLPVGLTLLQNSEGNGSGWGILMAGAVLVIVPILLVFAALQRYIVAGLTQGSVTG, encoded by the coding sequence TTGGTCCGGACGGTCGCCGGCGGCTACGTTCCCCTGATCCTGGCCACGCTGGTGGTCTTCCTGCCGCTGCTCTGGATGGTCCTGAGTTCGTTCAAGCAGCCGGGCGAGATCATCACGATGGACCTGAAGATCCTGCCGGAAGGCCTGAACCCGGAGAACTACCGGACAGCCATGACCACGGTGCCGTTCGGCCGGTTCTTCCTGAACAGCCTGATCGTGACCGCAGCCGGGGCCACCATCAAGGTGCTCCTGGCCCTCCTGACGGCCTACGCCCTGGTCTTTGTCCGCTTCCCGTACAAGAACGTGATCTTCGTGCTGATCCTCGTGGCCCTGATGGTGCCGCCGCAGGTCTCCATCCTGCCCAACTACATCCTGATCGCGGGCATGGGCGGGAAGAACACGCTCTGGGGCATCATCCTTCCGGGCCTGGGCACCGCCTTCGGTACGTTCCTGCTACGCCAGCACTTCATGACCCTTCCCGCCTCCATCCTCGAGGCTGCCGAGATCGACGGCGCCGGCCACTGGCGCCGCCTGTGGCAGGTCGTGGCCCCGGTGTCGGTGCCTTCCATTGCGACGGTTGCGCTGGTCACCGTGGTGAGCGAGTGGAATGACTACATCTGGCCGCTCATCATCACGGACCGGCCGGAAACCATGACGCTTCCGGTAGGCCTCACCCTGCTGCAGAACTCGGAAGGCAACGGCTCCGGCTGGGGCATCCTGATGGCCGGCGCCGTGCTGGTGATCGTGCCCATCCTGCTCGTGTTCGCCGCGCTGCAGCGCTACATCGTTGCCGGCCTCACCCAGGGCAGCGTCACCGGCTGA